A stretch of Methanococcus voltae DNA encodes these proteins:
- a CDS encoding corrinoid protein — protein MSELQETMIKQLSEAVLEMDEDLTEELSQDYIKNGFNAFDGISRGLADGMNRAGVLYEEEEYFIPELLVCSDAMYKGLDILKPHLEYAENEEKMKAVVGVVEGDTHDIGKNLFKIMLETQGFEVYDLGRDVPPIEFVEKAKEVKADVIGLSTLMTTTMDNMKVVINILKEKNMKDDTIVMVGGGPISQSFADKIGADGYAPEASKSARMAKELVSKLKDSKLN, from the coding sequence ATGAGCGAATTACAAGAAACTATGATAAAGCAACTTTCAGAGGCTGTTTTAGAAATGGACGAAGATTTAACTGAAGAGTTATCTCAAGACTATATTAAAAATGGTTTTAACGCATTTGATGGAATTTCAAGAGGTTTGGCTGATGGAATGAATAGAGCCGGAGTCCTTTATGAAGAAGAAGAATATTTTATCCCCGAGTTATTGGTATGCTCCGATGCAATGTATAAAGGTTTGGATATTTTAAAACCCCATTTAGAATATGCAGAAAATGAAGAAAAAATGAAGGCAGTAGTTGGTGTTGTTGAGGGAGATACTCACGACATTGGTAAAAATTTATTTAAAATAATGTTGGAAACTCAAGGTTTCGAAGTTTACGACTTAGGAAGAGATGTACCGCCTATAGAATTCGTAGAAAAAGCTAAAGAAGTAAAAGCAGACGTAATCGGTTTATCCACACTTATGACTACTACAATGGACAATATGAAAGTTGTAATTAACATCTTAAAAGAAAAAAATATGAAAGATGATACTATTGTAATGGTGGGCGGTGGTCCTATCTCACAAAGTTTTGCAGATAAAATTGGTGCGGACGGTTATGCTCCTGAAGCATCAAAATCAGCAAGAATGGCAAAGGAATTGGTTTCAAAATTAAAAGATTCCAAATTAAACTAA
- a CDS encoding methanogenesis marker 3 protein — protein MASKNVKVKVKVNNVEKEFNDFITLKDIIKGETYLKDSNIAIVKGINQEISESAMKYRIKTTGGTFILKVSEESQVVDFWNKHYKEFENKNLRWKSVSDAAFGSINIDLDVNTQSEDFERWDVLLSISGLDKSEGHLVFIRKDTTEAYGLYNPKLGTLIGGKRQLTNLKPGDKILSIELLRESKESIDYEITTDLTTKIEDGWEIYTYSELKLNGPAKTTEHALSIFENGYAEVSHNSNTFIADSRLQTLKIDDLNTLPREKGAITVRNTGVGMGKVYIYKEGRTSSLSHTNVGKVVNGQELINFSTNGIITTVCNPERINLIGKSVKEALTLLDKYSIELENKDEFLNSEKENADENIIVEQTPNYTLELLNTKKVSIKAVNPEKVLHIQIYDKEAPKSAWYFRKLTGLTTKRIGILKTYFTHQDMAMFERNLDYAKALLPENTPKNKLDANKIAITNMVKKYKGYAGIRTSESDKYGPTGETFEGTNIVGEITKNENVLKNLKPKDEIYLYEEIK, from the coding sequence ATGGCAAGTAAAAACGTAAAAGTAAAAGTAAAAGTAAATAACGTCGAAAAAGAATTTAATGATTTTATTACTTTAAAAGATATTATAAAAGGGGAAACCTACCTCAAAGATTCGAATATTGCAATAGTAAAAGGTATTAATCAAGAAATATCCGAAAGTGCTATGAAATATCGGATAAAAACTACGGGGGGCACTTTCATATTAAAAGTAAGTGAAGAAAGTCAGGTGGTTGATTTTTGGAATAAACATTATAAGGAATTTGAAAATAAAAATTTAAGATGGAAATCAGTTTCTGATGCGGCTTTTGGAAGCATAAACATTGATTTAGATGTTAATACACAATCTGAAGATTTTGAACGTTGGGATGTATTATTGAGTATTTCAGGTCTCGATAAATCGGAAGGTCATCTCGTATTCATTAGAAAAGATACTACTGAAGCTTATGGACTTTATAATCCTAAATTAGGAACTTTAATCGGTGGTAAGCGACAATTGACTAATTTAAAACCTGGAGATAAGATATTATCGATTGAATTACTTAGGGAATCAAAAGAATCCATTGATTATGAAATTACAACCGATTTAACTACTAAAATTGAAGATGGTTGGGAAATTTACACTTATTCCGAGTTAAAGTTAAATGGTCCTGCTAAAACAACAGAACACGCTTTATCAATCTTTGAAAATGGTTATGCCGAAGTTTCTCATAATTCCAATACGTTTATCGCTGATTCAAGATTACAAACCTTAAAAATAGACGATTTAAATACATTACCTCGTGAAAAAGGTGCTATAACAGTTAGGAATACTGGGGTTGGTATGGGTAAAGTTTATATCTATAAAGAAGGTAGAACATCTTCTTTATCCCATACAAACGTTGGAAAAGTTGTAAATGGTCAGGAGTTGATTAATTTTTCAACAAATGGTATTATTACAACAGTTTGTAATCCTGAACGTATCAATTTAATTGGTAAATCGGTAAAAGAAGCTTTAACTTTATTGGATAAATATAGTATTGAATTAGAAAATAAAGATGAATTTTTAAATTCAGAAAAAGAAAACGCTGATGAAAATATAATCGTAGAGCAAACTCCTAATTACACATTGGAACTTTTAAATACCAAAAAAGTTTCAATAAAGGCCGTAAATCCTGAAAAAGTACTCCATATACAAATATATGACAAAGAAGCACCAAAAAGCGCCTGGTACTTTAGAAAATTAACGGGTTTAACCACAAAGAGAATTGGTATTCTTAAAACATACTTCACTCACCAAGACATGGCAATGTTCGAAAGAAATTTGGATTATGCAAAAGCGTTATTGCCCGAAAATACGCCGAAGAATAAATTAGATGCAAATAAAATAGCTATCACAAATATGGTTAAAAAATATAAAGGTTATGCAGGAATTAGAACCAGTGAAAGTGATAAATATGGACCTACTGGGGAAACTTTTGAAGGTACGAATATTGTAGGCGAAATTACTAAAAATGAAAACGTTTTAAAGAATTTAAAACCAAAAGATGAAATATACTTATATGAAGAAATCAAATAA
- a CDS encoding DUF367 family protein, whose amino-acid sequence MNIYIYHAKQCDPKRCTALKMGRLGYAKILTNPKRLPRNAILLNPYAEKTVSFEDRDIIEKNGVMALDCSWKQAEQVFKKTNSKTQRSLPFLVAGNPVNYGKPCKLTTLEATIATLYIADYKEESYKLLNGFKWAHTFIELNKKLLDYYCGKTSEEIIEFQKELLKDVK is encoded by the coding sequence ATGAATATATATATTTATCACGCCAAGCAATGCGACCCAAAACGTTGTACGGCTTTAAAAATGGGCAGATTAGGGTATGCAAAGATACTTACTAATCCTAAAAGACTACCCAGAAATGCCATATTGCTTAACCCATATGCTGAAAAAACGGTATCATTCGAAGATAGAGATATAATTGAGAAAAACGGGGTTATGGCATTAGATTGCTCATGGAAACAAGCTGAACAAGTTTTTAAAAAGACAAATTCAAAAACACAACGTAGTTTACCCTTTTTAGTTGCAGGAAATCCTGTAAATTATGGTAAACCCTGTAAATTAACTACTTTAGAGGCTACTATCGCTACATTATATATTGCAGATTATAAAGAAGAATCTTATAAACTTTTAAACGGTTTTAAATGGGCACATACGTTTATAGAATTAAATAAGAAGTTATTAGATTATTATTGTGGAAAAACGTCTGAAGAAATTATCGAATTCCAAAAAGAACTTTTAAAAGATGTTAAATAA
- a CDS encoding THUMP domain-containing protein, whose protein sequence is MEILSNNTNNITNNITNNKLENKIGNLNEFNYKTAFLLSGEHIELPFAELKALLEINSKSEKQDKKINKDFNIQKYVKENLFCNFSDNALHNKENPNKSNYVIYNENLSCETLIKIINRAGYVNEAHKVLYEAEYIEESDELQKTELKSAEDIINNIYELLQNIEFPQISGSFAVRVQKLYKNSKLKTMPVERRIGSIITQKMNGNLKVDLKNPDWIIKVIVLKNKIYLSLVVSKRDVEYFEHNRPHMRAYFHPGCILPKLARCIVNLSRVNENDVLYDPFCGTGGFLIEAGLIGCKLIGSDIDYNMVNGTKLNLETYELNDKVICIKQLDANEAESYINSLGLTEVDAMITDPPYGISTSKKGDMSEIFDKLCFLLKKGGYMSFAAPCIMDLNLELVELYSIKVHKSLTRYIHVYKKVN, encoded by the coding sequence ATGGAAATATTATCAAATAATACCAATAATATAACTAATAATATAACTAATAATAAATTAGAAAATAAAATAGGAAATTTAAACGAATTTAATTATAAAACTGCATTTTTATTAAGTGGTGAGCATATTGAATTGCCATTTGCGGAATTAAAAGCACTTTTAGAAATCAATTCGAAATCAGAAAAACAGGACAAAAAAATTAACAAAGATTTTAATATACAAAAATATGTTAAAGAGAATCTATTTTGTAATTTTTCGGATAATGCTTTACACAATAAAGAAAACCCGAATAAGTCCAATTATGTAATTTATAATGAAAACTTAAGTTGCGAAACGTTGATTAAAATTATAAATCGGGCGGGTTATGTAAATGAAGCCCATAAAGTATTATATGAAGCAGAATACATCGAAGAATCAGATGAATTACAAAAAACGGAATTAAAAAGTGCTGAAGACATTATTAATAACATTTATGAATTACTTCAAAATATAGAATTCCCCCAAATAAGTGGTTCTTTTGCAGTTAGGGTTCAAAAATTGTATAAAAATAGTAAATTAAAAACTATGCCTGTCGAAAGACGAATCGGAAGTATCATAACTCAAAAAATGAACGGAAATTTAAAAGTTGACCTAAAAAATCCAGACTGGATAATCAAAGTTATTGTATTAAAAAACAAAATTTATCTATCATTGGTGGTTTCAAAAAGAGATGTAGAATATTTTGAGCATAATCGCCCACATATGCGTGCTTATTTCCATCCTGGTTGTATATTGCCAAAATTAGCAAGATGTATTGTCAATTTATCCCGAGTAAATGAAAATGATGTATTATATGACCCATTTTGTGGAACCGGTGGTTTTTTAATCGAAGCTGGACTAATAGGTTGTAAGCTGATTGGTAGCGATATTGACTATAATATGGTAAATGGAACCAAATTAAACTTAGAAACTTACGAACTAAACGATAAAGTGATTTGCATAAAACAACTTGATGCAAATGAAGCCGAATCATACATTAATTCATTAGGATTAACGGAAGTAGATGCTATGATTACAGACCCACCATATGGTATTTCTACATCTAAAAAAGGAGATATGTCTGAAATATTCGATAAATTATGTTTTTTATTAAAAAAAGGCGGTTATATGTCCTTTGCAGCACCTTGTATTATGGATTTGAACTTAGAATTAGTAGAATTGTATTCGATTAAAGTTCATAAAAGTTTAACTCGATATATACATGTCTATAAAAAAGTGAATTAA
- a CDS encoding 50S ribosomal protein L40e has product MAFDEAIKRVFTKKICMKCNARNAWKATKCRKCGYSNLRPKAKEARA; this is encoded by the coding sequence ATGGCATTCGACGAAGCTATAAAAAGAGTTTTTACAAAAAAAATTTGTATGAAATGTAATGCAAGAAACGCTTGGAAAGCTACAAAATGTAGAAAATGTGGCTACTCAAACTTAAGACCTAAAGCTAAAGAAGCAAGAGCATAA
- a CDS encoding 30S ribosomal protein S19e: MVTVYEVSPNELIEKLAEELKEIGIQEPEWTLYVKTGAHKERRPDDADWWFVRCASILRKVNMNGPVGVERLRSAYGGRKNRGCAPERFVKGSGNIIRKALQALESKDLILKAENGGRIISPKGQSLLDNVAKKVSDASKE; this comes from the coding sequence ATGGTAACAGTTTACGAAGTATCTCCAAATGAATTAATTGAGAAATTAGCAGAAGAATTAAAAGAAATAGGCATTCAAGAACCAGAATGGACATTATATGTTAAAACAGGTGCACATAAAGAAAGAAGACCAGACGATGCAGACTGGTGGTTTGTAAGATGTGCTTCAATCTTGAGAAAAGTTAATATGAACGGACCTGTAGGTGTTGAAAGATTAAGAAGCGCTTACGGTGGAAGAAAAAACAGAGGATGCGCCCCTGAAAGATTCGTAAAAGGTAGTGGTAATATCATCAGAAAAGCTTTACAAGCATTAGAATCAAAAGATTTAATCTTAAAAGCTGAAAATGGCGGTAGAATTATTTCACCAAAAGGACAATCATTATTAGACAACGTTGCTAAAAAAGTTTCAGACGCTTCAAAAGAATAA
- a CDS encoding DNA-binding protein, with protein sequence MDPEEIKQQKLAEMQQRVQNDPEAQAQMQQQLEEQRAQQELQKQKLMRQILSEEARSRLARIKMAKPQFAEQVEYQLIQLAQSGRLPIPLDDDRFRVILDKIHESTKPKRSFSITRR encoded by the coding sequence ATGGACCCTGAAGAAATAAAACAACAAAAGTTAGCAGAAATGCAGCAAAGAGTTCAAAATGACCCGGAAGCTCAAGCACAAATGCAACAGCAACTTGAGGAACAAAGGGCACAACAAGAGCTTCAAAAACAAAAGTTAATGAGACAAATATTGTCTGAGGAAGCAAGGTCAAGATTGGCAAGAATAAAAATGGCAAAACCTCAGTTTGCAGAGCAAGTTGAGTACCAGTTAATTCAATTGGCACAATCTGGAAGATTACCTATTCCTTTAGATGATGATAGATTTAGAGTTATTCTTGACAAAATTCATGAAAGCACTAAACCTAAAAGAAGTTTCAGTATTACAAGACGTTAA
- a CDS encoding SLC13 family permease has product MKKAIVFFIIFLLAVGATKYAFNGVENTGELSAGDFDQEKAILTLIILIVAGAMLFTEAAPLAATAMLVPVALSFPGIDVLSSADAFSQFGNKWVVLFMAAFILGDAVFRTGFADKVGQLTVKGAGKNKNLLLILVMLAVGGMSAFLSNTGTTAVFIPIVMGICASASIKPGKILMPMAFAASLGGTMTLVGTPPNGLVNSTLEQAGLAQLSFFDFAQMGLILFVAGILYYALLGHKFLPDSDSESTFEEGNIVYRREKMWVSMLIFLFVLLATVYNIVPITTAFMLGACLVVITGCITMQEAFNSISWTTIFLFAGMLSLSIALTNTGAAAMIANICIHYITSPMALLAVTYILTAITTNFMSNTATAALIMPIGLALADAFDVSAKPILIAIAMAASACFLTPIATPPNMIVLGPGGYKFKDYFKAGWPLQLICGILVITITPLIWPF; this is encoded by the coding sequence TTGAAAAAAGCAATAGTATTTTTTATAATATTTTTATTGGCAGTTGGGGCCACAAAATACGCATTTAATGGAGTCGAAAATACTGGAGAATTAAGCGCTGGAGATTTTGACCAGGAAAAAGCAATATTAACACTTATAATTTTAATAGTTGCGGGAGCAATGTTATTTACGGAAGCAGCACCCCTCGCAGCGACTGCGATGCTGGTACCCGTGGCGCTGAGTTTCCCCGGTATAGATGTACTATCAAGTGCAGACGCATTTAGTCAATTTGGGAATAAATGGGTAGTATTGTTTATGGCAGCGTTTATTTTGGGAGATGCCGTATTTAGGACAGGTTTCGCAGATAAAGTTGGACAATTAACAGTTAAAGGTGCAGGAAAAAATAAAAATTTATTATTAATCTTAGTTATGCTGGCAGTAGGTGGAATGTCCGCATTTTTATCAAATACGGGTACTACAGCGGTATTCATCCCTATTGTGATGGGGATATGTGCTTCTGCAAGTATAAAACCTGGTAAAATATTAATGCCAATGGCTTTTGCAGCTTCACTGGGTGGTACAATGACCTTAGTAGGTACGCCACCAAACGGTCTCGTAAACAGTACGTTAGAGCAAGCAGGATTGGCACAATTAAGTTTCTTTGACTTTGCACAAATGGGTTTAATCTTATTCGTAGCAGGTATCTTGTATTATGCACTATTGGGTCATAAATTTTTACCTGATTCAGATTCGGAATCTACTTTCGAAGAAGGAAATATTGTATATAGGCGAGAAAAAATGTGGGTTTCTATGCTTATATTCTTGTTCGTATTATTGGCGACAGTTTATAATATCGTTCCAATTACTACGGCTTTCATGTTAGGGGCTTGTTTAGTAGTTATTACAGGCTGTATAACAATGCAAGAGGCTTTTAATAGTATTTCTTGGACAACTATATTCTTATTTGCAGGTATGTTGTCTTTAAGCATTGCCTTAACAAACACTGGTGCAGCAGCAATGATTGCAAACATCTGTATCCATTACATAACTTCACCAATGGCTTTATTGGCTGTTACATATATATTAACGGCAATAACCACGAATTTTATGTCAAACACGGCTACAGCAGCTTTGATAATGCCAATAGGTTTAGCTTTAGCAGATGCGTTTGATGTAAGTGCCAAACCAATATTAATAGCGATTGCTATGGCAGCTTCAGCGTGTTTCCTTACGCCAATTGCAACGCCACCAAATATGATAGTTTTGGGGCCTGGTGGCTATAAATTTAAGGATTACTTTAAAGCAGGGTGGCCATTACAGTTAATATGTGGAATCTTGGTAATTACGATTACGCCATTGATTTGGCCTTTCTAA
- a CDS encoding homocitrate synthase family protein: protein MEWKATCPYNPKLDLKDCYLYDTTLRDGEQTPGICFTKEHKLDIAKKLDDMGVKQIEAGFPVVSASERDIIKSISAEGLNADILALCRVVKDDIDKALECDVDGIITFIATSPIHLKYKLHKELDEVEQMGMDAIEYAKDHGLFVAFSAEDATRTPIEDVVRIHKNAEEHGANRVHVADTLGCATPQSMQFICSELSKNLKKAHVGVHCHNDFGLAVINSIYGLIGGAKAVSTTMNGLGERAGNASLEEFVMALKALYEFDMGLKTENLKSISQTVEEYSKIKLAENKPIVGNIVFYHESGIHVDAVLENPLTYEPVLPEVVGQERKIILGKHSGCKAVASRLLEQGIETDREHLWEIVKKTKETRESGVEITDNVFKDIVKQILDNKN, encoded by the coding sequence ATGGAATGGAAAGCTACCTGTCCCTACAATCCAAAATTAGACTTAAAAGATTGTTATTTATACGATACTACACTTAGAGATGGCGAACAAACTCCAGGTATCTGTTTTACAAAAGAGCATAAATTAGACATTGCTAAAAAACTTGATGATATGGGTGTTAAACAAATTGAAGCAGGTTTTCCAGTAGTCTCAGCTTCCGAAAGGGATATTATTAAATCTATTTCTGCAGAAGGATTGAATGCGGATATTTTGGCACTTTGTAGGGTTGTAAAGGATGACATTGATAAAGCATTAGAATGTGATGTGGATGGTATCATTACATTTATTGCAACATCTCCAATACACTTGAAATATAAATTACATAAGGAATTAGATGAAGTTGAGCAAATGGGAATGGATGCTATTGAGTATGCAAAAGACCACGGACTTTTTGTGGCTTTTTCCGCAGAAGATGCAACAAGAACGCCCATTGAAGACGTTGTTAGGATTCATAAAAACGCAGAAGAACACGGAGCAAATAGGGTGCATGTGGCAGATACATTAGGATGTGCAACACCTCAATCAATGCAGTTCATCTGTTCAGAATTAAGCAAAAACCTTAAAAAAGCTCACGTTGGAGTACATTGCCATAATGATTTTGGTTTAGCAGTAATTAATTCCATATATGGACTTATAGGTGGTGCAAAGGCAGTATCTACAACTATGAATGGTTTAGGGGAGCGTGCAGGTAATGCATCACTTGAAGAGTTTGTAATGGCTTTAAAAGCACTTTATGAGTTTGATATGGGTTTAAAAACTGAAAATTTGAAATCTATATCTCAAACGGTTGAAGAATATTCTAAAATAAAATTAGCTGAAAATAAACCAATTGTTGGTAATATTGTATTTTACCACGAAAGTGGAATCCATGTAGATGCCGTTTTAGAAAATCCTCTTACATATGAGCCAGTATTGCCTGAAGTAGTCGGACAAGAGCGAAAAATTATATTGGGTAAACATTCTGGTTGCAAAGCAGTTGCAAGTAGGTTATTAGAGCAAGGAATTGAGACTGATAGAGAACACTTATGGGAAATTGTTAAAAAAACTAAGGAAACCCGTGAAAGTGGTGTGGAGATAACAGATAATGTATTTAAGGATATTGTAAAACAGATATTGGATAATAAAAACTAA
- a CDS encoding 50S ribosomal protein L39e, whose product MASNKPLGKKIRLAKALNQNRRVPLFAVAKTKGAVRSHPKMRNWRRKTLKK is encoded by the coding sequence ATGGCAAGTAATAAACCATTAGGTAAAAAAATAAGATTAGCTAAAGCTTTAAATCAAAACAGAAGAGTACCTTTATTCGCAGTAGCTAAAACAAAAGGTGCAGTAAGAAGCCACCCAAAAATGAGAAACTGGAGAAGAAAAACCCTTAAAAAATAA
- a CDS encoding FAD-dependent oxidoreductase has protein sequence MKIIVIGGGTSGILSALSLGKEGHEVLVLEKNDKIGGLCRSENIHGYTVDIGVHAITMLNNGPLIRLLNQYSQYLPNFKPYGEYYIRTNQLYKIPVSMHEWMTTAVIPHKDKLLVTSKIIDLMTVGFDKDTSVYDIVKDLNLSEPTSEFFDTFSYFLSGEGMDKTPLWRLFTGAGYIPEDDIIPFIYNDLRINPLRTSISKKFDSGRLWNMVDDGLLKSIKNKSKKYITKFMGEARFGSQGYPLGGVQSICDCICNSMKNTTLKTNEEVVQIVEENDKYYVKTINDVYEADVIIYSAPAVTIPNIVKNVEEVNKYNEKLENIKFSKSTTIWVGDKENYFPYLGSEVWVDYPCWATTTSNYDPWLAPKGKHLMGFSFVNSPEKDAIMAIENKLNINLDKVDMLHVQKTVPEHASCAIDQFFIYPKLKNNFYVVGTDSDPRSMGITRAAYSVEMMLSEFKNIHQPTNVNIQSE, from the coding sequence ATGAAAATCATAGTCATAGGAGGGGGAACCTCCGGAATACTTTCAGCATTATCTCTTGGGAAAGAAGGTCATGAGGTATTAGTACTTGAAAAAAACGATAAAATCGGTGGATTATGCAGAAGCGAAAATATACACGGGTATACTGTGGATATTGGAGTTCACGCTATTACGATGTTAAATAATGGACCGTTAATAAGACTTTTAAACCAGTACTCGCAGTATCTTCCAAATTTTAAACCGTACGGAGAATATTATATAAGAACAAATCAACTGTATAAAATACCTGTTTCCATGCACGAATGGATGACAACCGCAGTAATTCCTCATAAAGACAAATTATTGGTTACTTCGAAAATCATAGACCTTATGACTGTTGGATTCGATAAAGATACTTCAGTATATGATATTGTTAAAGATTTAAACCTTAGCGAACCTACATCTGAATTTTTTGACACGTTTTCATACTTTTTAAGTGGTGAAGGAATGGATAAAACGCCTCTTTGGAGGTTATTTACGGGTGCTGGATATATCCCCGAAGATGATATTATTCCATTCATATACAATGATTTAAGAATAAATCCACTACGTACTTCAATTTCCAAGAAATTTGATTCAGGCCGACTTTGGAATATGGTAGATGATGGATTACTAAAATCAATTAAAAATAAATCAAAAAAATATATTACTAAATTTATGGGTGAAGCAAGATTCGGCAGTCAAGGTTATCCCTTGGGAGGGGTGCAATCAATTTGCGATTGTATCTGTAATTCTATGAAAAACACCACTTTAAAGACTAATGAAGAAGTTGTGCAAATAGTTGAAGAAAACGATAAATATTATGTTAAAACTATAAATGATGTTTATGAAGCAGATGTCATAATTTATTCTGCACCTGCCGTAACGATTCCTAATATTGTTAAAAACGTTGAAGAAGTTAATAAATATAATGAAAAACTGGAAAACATTAAATTCTCAAAATCTACCACCATCTGGGTCGGCGATAAAGAAAATTACTTCCCATACTTAGGTTCTGAGGTTTGGGTTGATTATCCTTGCTGGGCTACAACTACCTCAAATTATGACCCGTGGCTTGCCCCAAAAGGTAAACATTTGATGGGTTTTTCATTTGTAAATAGTCCTGAAAAAGATGCCATTATGGCAATTGAAAATAAATTAAACATTAATCTCGACAAAGTTGATATGTTGCACGTACAAAAAACAGTTCCCGAACATGCTTCCTGTGCAATAGACCAGTTTTTCATATACCCGAAACTGAAAAATAATTTTTATGTTGTAGGCACCGATTCAGACCCTCGTAGTATGGGAATAACGAGAGCAGCTTATTCAGTCGAAATGATGCTTTCAGAGTTTAAAAACATACACCAACCAACCAACGTTAATATTCAATCAGAATAA
- a CDS encoding DUF7411 family protein, translated as MNKAYVLFSGGKDSSLSSIILSNLGYDIELITINFGVLDSYIHAQNTAKIIGYPHKVIRLDSEILEKSVDIILDDGFPSNGIQYIHKETLNIISDDFEVIADGTRRDDRVPKLSHAEVQSLEMRKNVQYITPLMGFGHKTLRNLVNNYFEISEKESEELLKSDYETEIRAVLRSRGENPLDYFPKHIQSRVVGLKKR; from the coding sequence ATGAACAAAGCTTATGTATTGTTCAGTGGTGGTAAAGATAGTTCTTTATCTTCTATAATCTTAAGTAATCTTGGATATGATATAGAATTGATAACAATAAATTTTGGAGTATTGGACTCATACATTCATGCTCAAAATACTGCTAAAATTATCGGTTATCCTCATAAAGTTATACGCTTGGACAGTGAAATTCTTGAAAAATCTGTCGATATTATATTGGATGATGGATTTCCATCAAATGGGATACAATATATCCACAAGGAAACATTAAATATCATTTCTGATGATTTTGAAGTTATTGCAGATGGAACAAGACGGGATGATAGAGTTCCGAAACTAAGTCATGCGGAAGTTCAAAGTTTGGAAATGAGAAAAAATGTTCAATATATAACCCCACTTATGGGTTTTGGACATAAAACTTTAAGAAATCTTGTTAATAATTATTTTGAAATTTCGGAAAAAGAGAGTGAAGAACTCTTAAAATCGGATTATGAAACTGAAATAAGGGCAGTATTACGGTCAAGAGGAGAAAATCCTTTGGATTACTTCCCTAAGCACATTCAATCAAGAGTGGTCGGATTAAAAAAGAGGTGA
- the yhbY gene encoding ribosome assembly RNA-binding protein YhbY, translated as MDSEENNKVITSKAKKILRSQSQSIEPVVWVGKEGVEKVIEEVRRQLKDKSLIKIKIRRSAIEGMEKDEIAKIITDSTDSEVVSIVGNVITLFKPKEGWKKYTTCKPKTAKTGDKYIEEFESLRSRKHLMDR; from the coding sequence ATGGATTCAGAAGAAAATAACAAAGTTATAACCTCAAAAGCTAAAAAAATACTTAGAAGTCAATCCCAAAGTATTGAACCTGTGGTTTGGGTTGGAAAAGAAGGCGTTGAGAAGGTTATTGAAGAAGTAAGGAGACAGTTGAAAGATAAAAGTCTCATAAAGATTAAAATTAGGAGAAGTGCTATTGAAGGCATGGAAAAAGATGAAATTGCCAAAATAATAACCGATTCAACAGATTCAGAAGTTGTTTCGATAGTAGGCAATGTTATTACATTATTTAAGCCAAAAGAAGGCTGGAAAAAATACACTACGTGTAAGCCTAAAACTGCTAAAACTGGCGATAAATATATCGAAGAATTCGAAAGTTTACGTTCAAGAAAACACCTTATGGATAGGTAA